In one window of Candidatus Kinetoplastibacterium blastocrithidii (ex Strigomonas culicis) DNA:
- the folD gene encoding bifunctional methylenetetrahydrofolate dehydrogenase/methenyltetrahydrofolate cyclohydrolase FolD: MDTKIIDGLALSKRIYDDLENRIKKLKNIGTTPGLAVILVGESSASQIYVKNKVKACERVGVLSKQENYPENITESELLNHIHRLNEDNKINGILVQLPLPKHIDTNKVIEAIDHNKDVDGFNVINAGLLMTGNPLFCPCTPYGIMQILKNEKINIRGSEVVVVGASNIVGKPIAMLMLKEGATVTICNSKTKNLELHTKRADIIIAAVGKPGIINGSMIKYGATLIDVGINRNSENKICGDIDFPSVKNIAGYITPVPGGVGPMTIAMLLTNTVESSERSIKTQ, from the coding sequence ATGGATACTAAAATAATAGATGGTCTTGCATTATCAAAACGTATATATGATGATCTAGAAAATAGAATAAAAAAACTAAAAAATATCGGAACAACACCAGGATTGGCTGTAATACTTGTTGGTGAAAGCAGCGCCTCACAAATCTATGTTAAAAATAAAGTTAAGGCATGTGAAAGAGTTGGAGTACTATCAAAACAAGAAAATTATCCGGAAAACATAACAGAAAGTGAATTACTAAATCATATTCATAGATTAAATGAAGACAATAAAATAAATGGGATTCTTGTACAATTACCATTACCTAAACATATTGATACCAACAAGGTAATAGAAGCAATAGATCATAATAAAGATGTAGATGGATTTAATGTTATAAATGCAGGACTATTAATGACAGGAAATCCGTTGTTTTGCCCCTGCACTCCATATGGAATAATGCAAATTTTGAAAAACGAGAAGATTAACATTAGAGGATCGGAAGTTGTTGTAGTTGGAGCAAGCAATATTGTAGGAAAACCTATAGCAATGCTTATGCTTAAAGAAGGCGCTACAGTAACAATATGCAACTCAAAAACAAAAAATCTTGAATTGCATACAAAAAGAGCAGATATAATAATAGCAGCTGTCGGCAAACCAGGAATAATCAATGGCTCAATGATTAAATATGGAGCTACATTAATAGATGTTGGTATAAATAGAAACTCAGAAAACAAAATATGTGGTGATATTGATTTTCCATCAGTAAAAAACATTGCCGGCTACATAACCCCAGTTCCAGGAGGAGTTGGCCCGATGACAATAGCAATGCTTTTAACAAATACAGTTGAATCATCAGAAAGATCAATTAAAACCCAATAG
- the aceE gene encoding pyruvate dehydrogenase (acetyl-transferring), homodimeric type — translation MSSLYQNSDKTEDDNNQERREWLESLEAVLSNKGPEQARSLVESLVEKLRSVGIKTPISLNTDYVNTIPVHLQSVHPGNLKIESRINAYIRWNAMAMVVKANCHNPEDGGSLGGHISSFASLATMIACGYNHFWKSDSTDKCGDLVYFQGHSSPGIYSRAYLEGFLSEKHLDNFRQEICGNGLPSYPHPRLMPDFWQFPTVSVGLSPIMAIYQARFLKYLHARGILDTSDRKVWVFCGDGEMDEPESLGAISLASRENLDNLIFVVNCNLQRLDGPVRGNGKIIQELERIFIGAGWNVIKLVWGGYWDSLLDNDKDGILRKVMQETVDGEYQAYKANDGKFVRDNFFSKHPRLLESVSHMSDSEIWRLNRGGHDPNKVYAAFDAANKHTGQPSIILAKTIKGYGVGHFSQSKNATHQHKKLDLDSIREFRDRFGIPVPDDKLADLPYFKPSEDSPEMKYMRDRRQELGGYMPRRRQESDNVPKVPSLENFRSVLDPTSNGREISTTQAFVRILNSILRNKDIGPRVVPILADESRTFGMEGLFRQLGIYTPGGQQYEPVDKDQVMYYRETSDGQLLQEGINEAGAMSSWIAAATSYSTNNYTMIPFFIYYSMFGFQRVCDLAWAAADMKARGFLLGGTSGRTTLNGEGLQHEDGHSHIIASTIPSCVSYDPAFAHELAVIIQSGLKRMVEDQEDVYYYITLMNENYSQPGLIDGDEDGILKGMYKFRSLGSYKNRVQLLGSGAILRESIVAQDLLEEDWSISSDVWSVTSFTELRRNGLDIERYNLLQKSLDSYKVPYFTEKLLDSSGPIIASTDYMKSFADQVRPFIPKGRDYYVLGTDGFGRSDFRFKLRDYFEVDRYYIVLSALKALAYNGVIGSDIPYKAIVKYGINPDKINPHRV, via the coding sequence ATGTCCTCTTTGTATCAAAATTCAGATAAAACAGAAGATGATAATAATCAAGAACGGAGAGAATGGTTAGAATCATTAGAAGCTGTTTTGAGTAATAAGGGGCCAGAACAAGCTCGTAGCTTGGTAGAAAGCTTAGTTGAGAAATTACGTAGTGTCGGTATAAAAACACCAATTTCATTGAATACTGACTATGTTAATACAATACCTGTTCATTTACAGTCAGTTCATCCTGGCAACTTAAAAATAGAATCTAGAATAAATGCATATATTCGTTGGAATGCTATGGCAATGGTTGTTAAAGCAAATTGCCATAATCCAGAAGATGGCGGTAGTTTAGGTGGGCATATATCATCATTTGCTTCCTTGGCGACTATGATTGCTTGTGGTTATAATCATTTCTGGAAATCTGATAGTACAGATAAATGTGGTGATTTAGTGTATTTTCAAGGCCACTCTTCCCCTGGAATATATAGCAGAGCTTATTTGGAAGGGTTCTTGTCTGAGAAACATCTTGATAATTTCCGTCAAGAGATTTGTGGTAATGGACTTCCGTCATATCCTCATCCACGATTGATGCCTGATTTCTGGCAATTTCCAACAGTATCTGTTGGTTTAAGTCCAATTATGGCTATATACCAAGCTCGTTTTTTAAAGTATTTGCACGCTAGAGGGATTCTTGATACTAGTGATCGCAAGGTATGGGTATTTTGTGGCGATGGAGAAATGGATGAGCCTGAGTCATTAGGGGCTATTTCTTTAGCATCAAGAGAAAATCTAGATAATTTAATTTTTGTAGTAAATTGTAATCTTCAGCGTTTAGATGGACCAGTTCGTGGTAATGGGAAAATAATTCAAGAATTAGAAAGAATATTTATTGGAGCAGGATGGAATGTAATAAAGCTTGTTTGGGGAGGTTATTGGGACTCTTTGTTAGACAATGACAAGGATGGAATACTTAGAAAAGTAATGCAAGAGACTGTTGATGGTGAGTATCAAGCTTATAAGGCTAATGACGGAAAGTTTGTAAGAGATAATTTTTTCTCAAAACATCCAAGACTATTAGAATCTGTCTCGCATATGAGTGATAGTGAAATATGGCGATTAAACAGAGGCGGACATGATCCTAATAAGGTTTATGCTGCTTTTGATGCGGCTAATAAACACACTGGACAACCCAGCATTATATTAGCTAAAACTATAAAAGGATATGGAGTAGGTCACTTTAGTCAATCTAAAAATGCAACTCATCAACATAAAAAGTTAGATCTAGACTCTATACGCGAATTTAGAGATCGTTTTGGCATTCCTGTTCCTGACGACAAGTTAGCAGATTTACCATATTTTAAGCCATCAGAAGATTCTCCTGAAATGAAATATATGAGAGATCGTCGACAAGAACTTGGAGGTTATATGCCACGTAGACGACAAGAGTCTGATAATGTTCCTAAGGTTCCATCTTTAGAAAATTTTAGGAGTGTGCTTGATCCAACCTCTAATGGTCGTGAAATATCAACAACTCAAGCTTTTGTTAGAATTTTAAATAGCATATTACGTAATAAGGACATAGGCCCAAGAGTTGTTCCTATATTGGCAGATGAGTCACGAACTTTTGGCATGGAGGGTTTATTTAGACAACTAGGAATATACACACCTGGTGGGCAACAATATGAGCCTGTTGATAAAGATCAAGTTATGTATTATAGAGAAACTAGTGATGGGCAGCTTTTGCAAGAAGGTATTAATGAGGCTGGTGCAATGAGTTCTTGGATTGCTGCTGCCACTTCCTATTCTACGAACAATTATACAATGATTCCATTCTTCATTTATTATTCTATGTTTGGTTTTCAGAGAGTTTGTGATTTAGCATGGGCCGCTGCTGATATGAAAGCAAGAGGATTTTTACTTGGCGGAACTTCTGGCAGGACTACCCTTAATGGTGAGGGCTTACAGCATGAGGATGGACATAGTCATATAATAGCATCCACAATACCAAGCTGTGTTTCATATGATCCTGCTTTTGCACACGAGCTAGCAGTTATTATACAAAGTGGCCTAAAGCGCATGGTAGAGGATCAGGAAGACGTTTATTACTATATAACTCTTATGAATGAGAATTACTCACAACCAGGTTTGATTGACGGTGATGAAGATGGTATATTGAAAGGGATGTATAAGTTTCGTTCTCTAGGATCTTATAAAAATAGAGTTCAATTATTAGGATCAGGTGCTATATTAAGGGAGTCTATTGTTGCTCAAGATTTGCTAGAAGAGGATTGGAGTATTTCTTCTGATGTTTGGAGTGTAACTAGTTTTACAGAATTAAGACGTAATGGCTTAGATATAGAGCGTTATAATTTGTTGCAAAAGTCATTAGATTCTTATAAGGTTCCTTATTTTACAGAAAAACTTTTAGATTCATCAGGTCCTATTATAGCTTCTACAGATTATATGAAATCTTTTGCTGATCAAGTAAGACCTTTTATTCCTAAAGGTAGGGATTATTATGTTCTTGGTACTGATGGTTTTGGAAGATCAGATTTTAGATTTAAATTAAGAGATTATTTTGAGGTAGATCGTTACTATATTGTCTTAAGTGCTTTGAAAGCACTTGCTTATAATGGGGTAATAGGATCTGATATTCCATATAAAGCTATCGTAAAATATGGTATCAATCCTGATAAAATTAATCCTCATAGGGTTTAG